One genomic segment of Candidatus Macondimonas diazotrophica includes these proteins:
- the folB gene encoding dihydroneopterin aldolase, giving the protein MDIVYLHDLRIPTVIGVFEWERRVRQTVSIDLDMAADITRGAQSDALDDALDYKAVAKRLISFVEDSRFQLVETLAERVAHLVLEEFGVQWIRVRINKTGAVRGARDVGVIIERGRQPTSNAHDCD; this is encoded by the coding sequence GTGGATATCGTCTATCTGCATGATCTGCGCATCCCGACGGTGATCGGGGTCTTCGAATGGGAACGACGGGTTCGCCAGACCGTGTCGATCGATCTGGATATGGCGGCAGACATTACCCGCGGCGCTCAAAGCGACGCACTGGATGATGCGCTGGACTACAAGGCCGTTGCCAAACGACTGATCAGCTTCGTCGAAGACAGCCGGTTCCAACTGGTCGAAACACTCGCCGAGCGGGTGGCGCATTTGGTGCTGGAGGAATTTGGGGTCCAGTGGATCCGGGTCCGCATCAACAAAACCGGCGCAGTCCGGGGAGCCCGCGACGTGGGCGTGATCATTGAACGCGGGCGGCAGCCGACATCGAATGCGCATGACTGCGACTGA
- the folK gene encoding 2-amino-4-hydroxy-6-hydroxymethyldihydropteridine diphosphokinase, producing MTATEVFVGLGSNISPRRNLSAALPRLAARFGDLRISPVYECQAVGFDGDPFLNLVIAFSTSEPLVAVLEYLRQVERDFGRRRGEARFAARSLDLDIILFGDRIGEEAGLQLPRPDILRYAFVLKPLADLAPDGLHPACGRRYQELWESLRPGPPLTAVTPLVEPHAQPVRKED from the coding sequence ATGACTGCGACTGAAGTCTTCGTCGGCCTGGGCAGCAACATCTCGCCTCGCCGCAACCTGAGTGCGGCCTTGCCGCGGTTGGCGGCACGGTTTGGAGATCTGCGGATCTCGCCCGTCTATGAGTGTCAGGCGGTGGGTTTCGACGGCGACCCGTTTCTGAATCTGGTGATCGCGTTTTCGACCTCCGAGCCCTTGGTGGCCGTGCTCGAGTATCTGCGCCAGGTGGAGCGGGATTTCGGTCGCCGCCGCGGCGAAGCCCGTTTTGCGGCGCGCAGCCTGGACCTGGACATCATTCTGTTCGGAGACCGGATCGGCGAGGAAGCCGGTCTGCAGCTGCCCCGCCCGGACATCCTGCGCTATGCGTTCGTGCTCAAGCCGCTGGCCGATCTTGCGCCGGATGGCTTGCATCCGGCGTGCGGACGCCGCTACCAAGAGCTTTGGGAGAGCCTACGTCCGGGCCCGCCCTTGACGGCCGTCACCCCCCTCGTCGAACCGCACGCACAACCCGTTCGAAAGGAAGACTGA
- the glmS gene encoding glutamine--fructose-6-phosphate transaminase (isomerizing): MCGIVGAIAQRNVTPILLEGLRRLEYRGYDSAGMVVLGQDGLQRVRTVGKVEMLARALDAQPLDGLMGLAHTRWATHGAPSERNAHPHIAGGRIAVVHNGIIENHTDLRAELIASGASIESDTDTELIAHLIHQTLETQTELMAAVQACLARLRGAYAIAVIDQATPDRIVVARAGSPLVIGVGIEEHFIASDSAALLPVTQQFRYLAEGDVAEVRRAGVRILDRSGNLAERPIHHSQLTQESLDRGAYRHFMLKEIHEQPRVLAETLEGRLTGGQVLPDMFGPDAEALFGQVRAVHLVACGTSYHAALVARYWIEALTGLPATAEIASEFRYRQPAIPAGTLLVTLSQSGETADTLAALRLSRELPYLSRLAICNMPESSLVRESDRVLMTRAGIEVGVASTKAFTTQLVALMLLTLCIGQAQTLAPEEVARIVTDLRALPHQVEQVLALEPSVAALATRLVHREHALFLGRGVEYPIAMEGALKLKEISYIHAEAYAAGELKHGPLALVSEAVPVIAVAPNNALLEKLLSNLHEVRARGGELLVFAGAGANLTATPGVRVLSLPVPLSMLSPVLFTLPLQLLAYHVAVLKGTDVDRPRNLAKSVTVE; this comes from the coding sequence ATGTGCGGCATTGTCGGGGCCATTGCCCAGCGGAACGTCACTCCCATCTTGCTGGAAGGGTTGCGCCGGCTCGAATACCGCGGCTATGACTCGGCCGGCATGGTGGTGCTGGGGCAGGACGGACTACAGCGTGTACGCACCGTCGGCAAAGTCGAGATGCTGGCCCGTGCCCTGGACGCACAACCGCTCGACGGACTGATGGGGCTGGCGCATACCCGCTGGGCCACCCATGGTGCCCCCAGTGAGCGCAATGCCCATCCGCACATTGCCGGCGGCCGGATCGCAGTGGTTCACAACGGCATCATCGAGAACCACACGGATCTGCGCGCCGAACTGATCGCGAGTGGCGCGTCCATCGAGTCGGATACGGATACCGAGCTCATCGCCCATCTCATCCATCAAACGCTTGAGACGCAAACCGAACTGATGGCGGCGGTTCAAGCCTGCCTTGCCCGCTTGCGGGGTGCCTATGCCATTGCCGTCATCGACCAGGCCACGCCGGACCGAATTGTGGTTGCCCGCGCCGGCAGCCCGCTGGTGATCGGGGTCGGCATCGAGGAGCACTTCATCGCCTCGGACAGCGCGGCGCTGCTGCCGGTCACGCAACAGTTCCGTTACCTGGCCGAGGGCGATGTCGCCGAGGTCCGCCGCGCGGGCGTCCGGATTCTCGATCGCTCTGGAAACCTCGCCGAGCGACCTATTCACCACTCCCAATTGACCCAGGAGAGCCTCGATCGCGGCGCGTATCGCCATTTCATGCTCAAGGAAATCCATGAGCAGCCACGCGTCCTGGCCGAAACGCTGGAAGGTCGCCTGACCGGCGGCCAGGTCTTGCCGGACATGTTCGGCCCCGACGCCGAAGCGCTGTTCGGCCAGGTGCGTGCCGTCCATCTGGTTGCATGCGGCACCAGTTATCATGCGGCCCTGGTCGCGCGCTACTGGATCGAGGCCTTGACCGGCCTGCCGGCCACCGCGGAGATCGCCAGTGAATTCCGCTACCGGCAGCCCGCCATCCCCGCCGGTACGCTTCTGGTCACCCTGTCACAATCCGGAGAGACGGCGGATACTCTGGCCGCGCTGCGCCTGAGCCGCGAATTGCCTTATTTGAGCCGTCTGGCCATTTGCAACATGCCTGAAAGCTCATTGGTCCGGGAGTCGGACCGCGTGCTGATGACCCGCGCCGGAATCGAAGTCGGCGTCGCCTCCACCAAGGCGTTCACCACCCAGCTGGTGGCGCTAATGCTGCTCACCCTGTGCATCGGTCAAGCGCAGACCCTGGCCCCGGAAGAAGTCGCGCGCATCGTCACCGACCTACGCGCCTTGCCGCATCAGGTGGAACAGGTTCTGGCGCTCGAACCCAGCGTCGCGGCCCTGGCGACTCGCCTCGTGCACCGGGAGCATGCGCTGTTTCTGGGCCGCGGGGTGGAATATCCAATCGCCATGGAAGGCGCGCTCAAGCTCAAGGAAATCTCCTATATCCACGCGGAAGCCTATGCGGCCGGCGAACTCAAGCACGGTCCGCTGGCGTTGGTCAGCGAAGCCGTTCCCGTAATTGCAGTGGCGCCCAACAACGCGTTGCTGGAAAAACTGCTGTCCAATCTCCACGAGGTCCGCGCCCGGGGCGGGGAGCTGCTGGTCTTTGCAGGAGCTGGCGCAAACCTGACCGCCACACCGGGCGTCCGTGTGCTGTCCCTGCCGGTCCCTCTGTCCATGCTCTCACCCGTCCTGTTTACGCTGCCGCTGCAGCTGTTGGCCTACCACGTCGCGGTTCTCAAGGGAACCGATGTGGATCGGCCACGAAACCTCGCCAAGTCTGTTACGGTCGAATAA
- a CDS encoding OmpW/AlkL family protein, which produces MNTIASIKRRTRPGWIAALLALPLSGQAQSWLGQPALNPLEKGSFYAKFGVSRFDPSSSSGPLTFEEDTRVPILGTVLPAGPVAGSGIAVAPDEIATITLGYLLTSHLSIETALGLPTLKFDNVGRGSLEDAPLVRIRIPRLTNVQVGPLDGKLADVTAAPLNAKLIYHFRPDRRVRPYLGAGATYTITYNERLVDPSLWTRRSDPGTAPDLEVSDEWGSILQAGVDIDLTDKWFLGIDVMRVDVDFDNRITNVVTDGGVAGELRGSDANVNVEVDPYIYTLSLGRVF; this is translated from the coding sequence ATGAATACCATCGCTTCCATCAAACGGCGGACCCGACCCGGGTGGATCGCAGCGCTGCTGGCGCTGCCACTGTCCGGCCAGGCGCAAAGCTGGCTTGGCCAGCCAGCCTTGAATCCGCTGGAGAAAGGCAGTTTCTATGCCAAATTTGGCGTCAGCCGATTTGATCCGTCCTCGAGTTCCGGCCCCTTGACCTTCGAAGAAGACACGCGCGTTCCCATTCTCGGCACCGTACTTCCGGCAGGGCCGGTGGCGGGCTCAGGCATTGCCGTGGCGCCGGATGAAATCGCAACGATCACCTTGGGCTATCTGTTGACCTCGCATCTCTCGATCGAAACGGCGCTGGGGCTGCCCACCCTCAAATTCGACAACGTCGGCCGCGGCAGCCTGGAAGATGCACCCCTGGTCCGGATCCGGATTCCACGGCTGACCAATGTCCAGGTTGGCCCCCTGGACGGGAAGCTGGCCGATGTCACAGCAGCGCCCCTGAACGCGAAGCTGATCTATCATTTCCGCCCGGATCGCCGCGTGCGCCCCTACCTGGGCGCCGGTGCCACCTACACGATCACCTACAACGAGCGCTTGGTCGATCCCAGCCTGTGGACTCGCCGCAGTGACCCCGGTACGGCGCCCGATCTCGAGGTCAGCGATGAATGGGGCAGCATCTTGCAGGCCGGTGTCGATATCGACCTTACCGACAAATGGTTCCTGGGCATCGATGTGATGCGCGTCGACGTGGATTTCGACAACCGGATCACGAACGTCGTGACCGATGGCGGCGTGGCCGGCGAGCTCCGGGGGTCGGATGCCAACGTGAACGTCGAGGTCGATCCGTATATCTACACACTGAGTCTGGGCCGGGTCTTCTGA
- a CDS encoding class I SAM-dependent methyltransferase, translated as MTSPTDLRSDSARSGADDACPGVPEHWACTYDAAGWSVRDTASRLGPLRVDFATGALAYRRAHGRDSQRGLGRATGKANPDDPTLIDATGGLGKDGFILACLGWRVTLLERSPLLAGLLADGVARGRHDARIGLICRRMRVLHQEATHYLEGLASTARPRVVYLDPMYPVDPGSALPGREMQYLRRLLGDAPSDPRLLAAARAAAKERVVVKRPAGAQPLSDMLPTHVIRMGGTRYDVYLTRS; from the coding sequence ATGACATCGCCGACCGATCTTCGCTCCGACAGCGCCCGATCCGGGGCGGATGACGCCTGCCCCGGGGTGCCGGAACACTGGGCGTGCACCTACGACGCGGCGGGATGGTCGGTGCGCGATACGGCTTCACGTCTGGGTCCACTGCGGGTGGATTTCGCCACTGGCGCGTTGGCCTATCGTCGCGCACACGGACGCGACAGCCAGCGCGGTCTGGGTCGTGCAACCGGCAAAGCGAATCCCGACGATCCGACTCTGATCGATGCGACCGGCGGGCTGGGCAAGGATGGCTTCATCCTGGCCTGTCTCGGCTGGCGGGTGACCCTTCTGGAGCGCTCGCCGCTGTTGGCGGGATTGCTGGCCGACGGCGTGGCGCGAGGCCGGCATGACGCCCGCATCGGCCTGATCTGTCGGCGGATGCGCGTGCTGCATCAGGAGGCAACGCACTATCTGGAGGGGCTCGCATCGACCGCCCGGCCCCGGGTGGTGTATCTCGACCCCATGTATCCGGTGGATCCGGGCAGCGCCTTGCCGGGGCGCGAGATGCAGTATCTGAGGCGACTGCTGGGTGATGCGCCATCCGATCCACGCTTGCTGGCCGCCGCGCGTGCAGCGGCGAAAGAGCGGGTCGTCGTCAAGCGGCCGGCCGGTGCGCAGCCGTTGTCGGACATGTTGCCGACCCATGTCATCCGGATGGGTGGAACTCGCTACGATGTGTACTTGACCCGCTCTTGA
- a CDS encoding gamma carbonic anhydrase family protein: MLYRIGTREVVCHGENFIADNAVLIGSVVLEKNASVWFNTVLRGDNETITVGENSNVQDGSVLHTDPGIALTIGKNVTVGHKVMLHGCTIGDNTLIGINAVILNRAVIGKNCLIGANTLITENKTIPDGSMVMGSPGKVVRPLTPPEIQMLALSAQHYVHNAKRYRAELVIQDAPLSG, encoded by the coding sequence ATGCTCTATCGCATCGGAACGCGTGAAGTGGTGTGCCACGGGGAGAATTTCATTGCCGACAACGCCGTGCTCATCGGCTCTGTGGTTCTGGAAAAGAACGCCAGCGTGTGGTTCAACACAGTCCTGCGCGGGGACAACGAGACCATTACCGTCGGTGAGAACAGCAACGTCCAGGATGGCTCGGTGCTGCATACCGATCCGGGCATCGCGCTCACCATCGGCAAGAACGTGACCGTGGGTCACAAGGTCATGTTGCACGGCTGCACCATCGGCGACAACACGCTGATCGGGATCAACGCCGTGATCCTCAACCGCGCCGTCATCGGCAAGAATTGCCTGATCGGTGCCAACACGCTGATCACGGAAAACAAGACAATCCCCGATGGCTCGATGGTGATGGGTTCGCCGGGCAAGGTGGTGCGCCCGCTCACGCCGCCGGAAATCCAGATGCTGGCCTTGAGCGCCCAGCATTATGTGCACAATGCCAAACGCTATCGTGCCGAGCTCGTCATCCAGGACGCTCCGCTCAGCGGTTGA
- a CDS encoding response regulator, translating into MDMESRLLLVDDDEVFGAVMARALARRGFMVNWAREGAQALQLARQHHPTHAVLDLRLLEGESGLDLIEPLREINPSIRIVVLTGYASIATAIDAIKLGAAYYLPKPVDADAIVRAFGHAPGGGETAVPVTEAEPLSVRRLEWEHIQRVLAEHGGNISAAARSLNMHRRTLQRKLGKRAVNR; encoded by the coding sequence ATGGACATGGAATCGCGCCTATTGTTGGTTGATGATGACGAGGTCTTCGGGGCGGTCATGGCCCGGGCGCTCGCTCGCCGTGGGTTCATGGTGAACTGGGCCCGGGAGGGGGCGCAGGCGCTGCAATTGGCGCGTCAACACCATCCAACCCATGCGGTACTCGACCTGCGTCTGCTTGAAGGCGAGTCTGGGCTCGATTTGATCGAGCCATTGCGTGAGATCAATCCCAGCATCCGTATCGTCGTCCTGACGGGATATGCCAGCATCGCGACCGCGATCGATGCCATCAAGCTGGGCGCGGCGTATTATCTGCCCAAGCCGGTGGATGCCGATGCCATCGTGCGTGCTTTCGGGCACGCGCCAGGTGGCGGCGAGACAGCCGTTCCGGTCACGGAGGCGGAACCGCTGTCGGTCCGGCGACTCGAGTGGGAGCACATCCAGCGGGTTCTGGCCGAACACGGCGGCAACATCTCGGCCGCCGCGCGCAGCCTGAACATGCATCGGCGCACGTTGCAGCGCAAATTGGGCAAGCGCGCCGTCAACCGCTGA
- a CDS encoding ATP-binding protein, translated as MPQRAIGLAPYNHQMNPHQSLRGQTHVPANNLHRLVLLRGTAHFGLAAVVVVAHWLLGLAVPLGLPLIILGVMVIDNASAWRLTQHIDSVSRPRFLRHLLVDIAGLTALLYVTGGHANPFASLYLLPLAVAASTLPARDTGTLALASVACYTALMFWNIPLAHSPAMAHDSFNLHLFGMWGSFVLAAGVMAFFVAAMAEELREREEVLALAREAALRDQQVVALGALAAGAAHELGTPLSSMTVLVDELSERCPDEPAVQDDLALLKSQVLRCRESLGRVLAAGGELRGEGAGVGNTEHLLRQTLERFKALRSDHPVRVAWAKPPPGPDLVIEETLIQSVISLLNNAADASPQPIGIEIDWDVRWLHLSIRDEGPGVSADLLPHLGRRGVSGKPSGHGLGLFLAQSVIRRMGGELALEFSRGHGSCARVTLPVLAPAAAREMSHASEDGHGIAPIVG; from the coding sequence TTGCCGCAGCGGGCGATCGGCCTGGCGCCGTATAATCACCAGATGAATCCACACCAGTCATTGCGCGGCCAGACACACGTCCCGGCCAACAATCTGCACCGGTTGGTCCTGCTGCGTGGTACGGCGCATTTTGGTCTGGCCGCGGTGGTGGTCGTGGCGCACTGGTTGCTCGGCTTGGCGGTGCCGCTGGGGCTGCCGCTGATCATTTTGGGCGTCATGGTTATCGACAACGCCAGTGCGTGGCGCCTGACGCAACACATCGATTCGGTCAGCCGTCCGCGGTTTCTGCGTCATCTGCTGGTCGATATCGCGGGATTGACGGCACTGCTGTACGTCACGGGGGGGCATGCCAATCCTTTCGCATCGCTCTATCTGCTTCCCTTGGCGGTTGCGGCGTCGACCTTGCCGGCGCGCGACACCGGAACTCTCGCCCTGGCGAGTGTGGCTTGTTATACGGCGCTGATGTTCTGGAACATTCCCCTGGCTCACTCGCCGGCGATGGCGCATGATTCGTTCAATCTGCATTTGTTCGGGATGTGGGGCAGCTTCGTGCTGGCTGCCGGCGTGATGGCGTTTTTTGTCGCCGCCATGGCCGAGGAGCTGCGTGAGCGAGAGGAGGTTCTGGCACTTGCGCGGGAGGCAGCTTTGCGCGATCAGCAAGTCGTCGCCTTGGGGGCTTTGGCTGCCGGTGCGGCGCACGAGCTCGGAACGCCGCTGTCCTCCATGACCGTATTGGTCGACGAACTGAGTGAGCGATGTCCGGATGAGCCAGCGGTTCAGGATGATTTGGCGCTGCTCAAGTCCCAGGTGCTGCGTTGCCGCGAGAGCCTCGGTCGTGTGCTTGCCGCCGGCGGCGAACTGCGGGGTGAAGGGGCGGGGGTCGGAAACACCGAACATCTGCTGCGTCAGACGCTCGAACGCTTCAAGGCGCTTCGGTCGGATCATCCGGTGCGGGTTGCCTGGGCCAAACCGCCGCCCGGTCCCGATCTGGTGATCGAGGAGACGCTGATCCAATCGGTGATCAGTTTGCTCAACAATGCAGCCGATGCAAGTCCACAACCGATTGGTATCGAGATCGATTGGGATGTCCGGTGGCTGCATCTGTCGATACGGGACGAGGGCCCCGGTGTGTCGGCCGATCTGCTTCCCCACCTGGGACGACGCGGGGTCAGCGGAAAGCCGAGCGGTCATGGTCTCGGCTTGTTTCTGGCTCAGAGCGTGATCCGGCGCATGGGCGGGGAGTTGGCACTGGAATTCAGCCGTGGCCATGGCAGTTGTGCGCGGGTGACGCTTCCGGTGCTGGCGCCGGCTGCCGCGCGGGAAATGAGTCATGCCAGCGAGGATGGACATGGAATCGCGCCTATTGTTGGTTGA
- a CDS encoding DJ-1 family glyoxalase III has translation MSDRIPRVLVVLADGCEELEAVTIIDLLRRADVAVTVAGLEPGPVTASRGVRLLPDIALDSIGGESFDLIVLPGGAEGARRLSESDRIGELLMQQIREGRCVAAICAAPTVLGRLGLLDHRRVAAYPGFLEPLEIPGVEIEAAASVVMDGRIITSRGPGTAMDFALFLIEHLTDPTTRDRVEAGLQRPATHHSSATEGIAIRVMR, from the coding sequence ATGTCCGATCGCATCCCTCGCGTGTTGGTGGTGTTGGCCGATGGCTGCGAAGAGCTTGAGGCCGTCACCATCATCGATCTGCTGCGCCGCGCGGACGTGGCAGTCACGGTGGCAGGTCTCGAGCCCGGCCCGGTGACTGCCAGCCGCGGTGTGCGGCTGCTGCCCGATATTGCGCTTGATTCGATCGGGGGCGAGTCTTTCGATCTGATCGTACTTCCAGGCGGCGCCGAGGGCGCGCGACGATTGAGCGAGAGTGACCGAATTGGCGAACTCCTCATGCAGCAGATTCGGGAGGGACGCTGCGTGGCAGCGATCTGTGCGGCACCCACCGTGTTGGGGCGGCTGGGTCTGCTGGATCATCGCCGTGTTGCCGCCTATCCCGGGTTTCTCGAACCTCTTGAGATTCCCGGCGTAGAGATCGAGGCAGCGGCCAGTGTGGTCATGGATGGGCGCATCATCACCTCTCGCGGGCCAGGCACCGCAATGGATTTCGCCCTCTTCCTGATCGAGCACCTCACTGATCCGACCACCCGCGATCGGGTCGAGGCTGGCTTGCAGCGTCCTGCCACACATCACAGCTCTGCGACAGAGGGCATCGCGATTCGCGTCATGCGTTGA
- a CDS encoding S41 family peptidase gives MNSKGHGGWFLLLGLLLGVGLSVGQGVLADRAGTQKVPLDDIRNFVEILERVKQEYVEPIDEGTLIQNAVRGMLSGLDPHSAYLDASEFKEMQINTSGRFGGLGIEVQMEDGFVRVVAPIDDTPAAKAGLQPGDLIIKLDDTQVKGLTLNDAVNRMRGEPGTSIRLTILREKLDAPFVVTLTRDVINVQSIKRRVLEPGYGYVRITQFRNDAGKDLEDALKKLVSENKGPLRGLVLDLRNNPGGLLTAAVEVADVFQDSGLVVYTQGRNGAGRQNFQARPGDDLLGAPMVVLINGGSASASEIVAGALQDNKRALVVGTRSFGKGSVQTVLPLPSGDAIKLTTARYYTPNGRSIQAEGIEPDIPLQPVKVSRVEQAIGPVRESELSGRLAPEAKPVSGGVPAEADEADGGLVAADYQLYEALNLLKGMTLLQSRR, from the coding sequence ATGAATTCCAAAGGACACGGTGGGTGGTTCCTTTTGTTGGGACTGTTGCTGGGTGTCGGTCTCAGTGTGGGCCAGGGCGTCCTGGCGGATCGGGCTGGGACGCAGAAAGTCCCGCTCGACGATATTCGCAATTTCGTGGAGATCTTGGAGCGGGTCAAGCAGGAATATGTCGAACCGATCGATGAAGGAACGCTGATCCAGAACGCTGTCCGCGGCATGCTCTCCGGCCTTGATCCGCACTCGGCCTATCTCGACGCCTCCGAGTTCAAGGAAATGCAGATCAATACCAGCGGCCGGTTCGGCGGCTTGGGTATCGAAGTGCAGATGGAGGACGGGTTCGTCCGGGTCGTCGCACCGATTGACGATACCCCGGCGGCCAAGGCCGGTCTGCAGCCCGGTGATCTCATCATCAAGCTCGATGACACCCAGGTCAAAGGCTTGACCCTCAACGATGCGGTCAACCGCATGCGGGGCGAACCGGGAACCTCGATTCGTCTCACCATCCTGAGAGAAAAGCTGGATGCGCCGTTTGTCGTGACCCTGACTCGGGACGTGATCAATGTCCAAAGCATCAAGCGGCGTGTGTTGGAACCTGGATACGGCTATGTCCGTATCACGCAGTTCCGCAATGATGCCGGCAAGGATTTGGAAGACGCCCTGAAGAAACTGGTGAGCGAAAACAAGGGCCCGCTGCGCGGTCTGGTATTGGATCTGCGTAATAATCCGGGCGGTCTGCTGACGGCCGCGGTGGAAGTCGCCGATGTGTTTCAGGATTCTGGATTGGTGGTCTATACGCAGGGCCGAAATGGCGCCGGTCGTCAGAATTTCCAGGCTCGCCCCGGTGACGATCTGCTGGGCGCCCCCATGGTGGTCCTGATCAACGGCGGTTCGGCATCGGCCTCCGAGATCGTCGCCGGTGCGTTGCAGGACAACAAGCGGGCGCTGGTCGTGGGGACTCGCAGCTTTGGGAAGGGTTCGGTGCAGACCGTCTTGCCCTTGCCGAGCGGCGATGCAATCAAGCTCACCACCGCGCGGTATTACACGCCCAATGGGCGCTCGATTCAGGCTGAAGGCATCGAACCGGACATCCCCTTGCAGCCGGTGAAGGTGAGCAGGGTAGAGCAAGCGATCGGTCCGGTGCGCGAGTCCGAGCTCAGTGGACGTTTGGCGCCGGAAGCCAAGCCGGTTTCGGGCGGTGTGCCCGCGGAAGCGGACGAAGCCGATGGGGGCTTGGTCGCAGCGGACTATCAGCTGTATGAAGCGCTCAACCTGCTCAAGGGGATGACGCTGCTGCAGTCGCGGCGGTGA
- a CDS encoding murein hydrolase activator EnvC family protein, with the protein MIAGLVCLGISTSGMADTDEARLATIEKRMATLERQIEKDRSTHGRAVAALRRSEQALADAARKQSELEAQQDATRRELEQINADIRRQQLRLRDNRAMLAAQLRARQAMGDDPWLKVLLSPADPAQTGRMLSYLQYLQHSQVSRIEGARTQLAELTSLHEAARKTQAVAARLVAEQREITENLRHARAERERAVKRLAGTVAGRAEALDRLRQDRARLEAVVTALPAAAQPFASSATGSSASAPEIAALFPKGPIRRLKGRLGWPVPGTVQARFGTQRQEGRMQWQGLLIGAAEGTPVRAVADGEVLFAAWMPYYGLVGIVDHGGGFLSLYGHNQSLVRRPGERVRAGDMLGRVGISGGRQTPALYFEIRQGGNPVNPERWLAATK; encoded by the coding sequence ATGATCGCAGGCCTCGTCTGTCTCGGAATATCGACCTCCGGCATGGCGGATACCGATGAAGCGCGTCTTGCGACCATCGAAAAACGTATGGCCACGCTCGAACGCCAGATCGAAAAGGACCGGTCCACCCATGGTCGAGCGGTGGCCGCATTACGGCGCTCGGAGCAGGCCTTGGCCGACGCGGCTCGGAAGCAGAGCGAGCTGGAGGCCCAGCAGGACGCGACGCGCCGAGAGCTTGAACAGATCAACGCCGATATCCGCCGCCAACAGCTTCGTCTGCGTGACAACCGCGCCATGTTGGCAGCACAGCTTCGGGCGCGTCAGGCGATGGGTGACGACCCATGGCTCAAGGTGCTGCTGAGCCCGGCGGACCCTGCGCAAACCGGGCGCATGCTGTCCTACCTGCAGTACCTTCAGCATTCGCAAGTCAGCCGGATCGAGGGCGCGCGCACGCAACTTGCGGAATTGACGAGCCTTCATGAGGCCGCGCGCAAGACCCAGGCGGTGGCTGCGCGTTTGGTGGCGGAACAACGGGAGATCACCGAAAATCTGCGTCATGCGCGGGCCGAGCGCGAACGCGCGGTTAAGCGGCTGGCTGGGACGGTGGCCGGGCGGGCCGAGGCATTGGATCGGCTGCGCCAGGATCGGGCGCGCCTGGAGGCGGTCGTTACTGCCTTGCCTGCAGCGGCACAGCCCTTCGCATCCAGCGCCACCGGCAGTTCAGCTTCCGCGCCGGAAATCGCAGCGCTTTTCCCAAAAGGACCGATTCGGCGCCTCAAGGGACGCTTGGGTTGGCCGGTGCCCGGCACGGTGCAGGCGCGCTTCGGGACGCAGCGGCAGGAAGGACGCATGCAGTGGCAAGGTCTGTTGATTGGAGCAGCCGAGGGAACCCCGGTGCGCGCTGTGGCGGACGGCGAGGTCTTGTTTGCGGCCTGGATGCCCTATTACGGACTGGTCGGAATCGTGGACCACGGGGGCGGTTTTCTGAGCCTGTATGGTCACAACCAGTCCTTGGTGCGGCGTCCCGGGGAGCGGGTGCGTGCTGGGGATATGCTGGGGCGGGTCGGGATCAGCGGTGGGCGCCAGACCCCGGCGCTGTATTTCGAGATCCGGCAGGGTGGAAATCCAGTCAATCCCGAGCGTTGGCTGGCGGCGACGAAATAG
- a CDS encoding rhodanese-like domain-containing protein, with the protein MSIMSFIIAHPVLFGALGLVLIAIVVMEIQRARRVGGGVDPATAVQMINREDAWVLDVRDSGTFKQGHIVEAKNIPEARLDESLASLEPQKDRPVIVCCEAGIRAASVVTRLSQAGFSRPVLLRGGLRAWREAELPLEKR; encoded by the coding sequence ATGTCCATCATGTCTTTCATCATCGCCCATCCCGTCCTTTTCGGCGCGCTCGGGCTTGTTCTAATCGCCATCGTTGTCATGGAGATCCAGCGGGCACGCCGAGTCGGGGGCGGCGTCGATCCCGCTACAGCGGTTCAGATGATCAATCGCGAAGACGCCTGGGTACTGGATGTACGGGATTCCGGCACATTCAAACAAGGCCACATCGTCGAGGCGAAAAATATACCTGAAGCGCGCCTGGATGAATCCCTGGCAAGTCTCGAGCCCCAAAAGGATCGACCGGTAATCGTTTGCTGCGAAGCCGGTATTCGCGCGGCCTCGGTGGTCACCCGGCTGTCTCAGGCCGGATTCAGTCGGCCGGTGTTATTGCGCGGCGGGCTGCGGGCCTGGCGCGAAGCCGAGCTTCCACTGGAAAAGCGCTGA